A single window of Sphingobium sp. SCG-1 DNA harbors:
- the accC gene encoding acetyl-CoA carboxylase biotin carboxylase subunit: MSIEKILIANRGEIALRIHRAAHEMGIKTVAVHSTADADAMHVRLADEAICIGPPAARDSYLNIPNIISAAEISGADAIHPGYGFLSENAQFAEIVEAHGIAFIGPKPEHIRTMGDKVEAKRTAGALGLPLVPGSDGAISEIGDAKRIAADIGYPVIIKAASGGGGRGMKIVQSPDELETQMQQAGSEAKAAFGDATVYLEKYLGNPRHIEFQIFGDGKGNAIHLGERDCSLQRRHQKVLEEAPSPVISAAERDRMGGIVSKAMADMGYRGAGTIEFLYEDGEFYFIEMNTRLQVEHPVTEMITGVDLVREQIRIAEGRPLSVEQKDLVFSGHAIECRINAEDPRTFAPSPGTVTRYHVPGGMHVRVDSGLYQGYKVPPYYDSMIGKLIVYGRTREGAIMRLKRALEEYVIEGMKTTIPLHQALLRDPEFQDGAYTIKWLEEWLAREGAE; this comes from the coding sequence GTGAGCATCGAGAAAATCCTGATCGCCAATCGTGGCGAAATCGCGCTGCGCATCCATCGCGCCGCGCATGAGATGGGTATCAAAACGGTCGCGGTGCATTCCACGGCGGATGCCGATGCGATGCACGTGCGCCTCGCCGACGAAGCGATCTGCATCGGACCGCCCGCCGCGCGCGACAGTTATCTCAACATCCCCAACATCATTTCCGCCGCCGAAATCTCTGGCGCGGACGCGATCCATCCGGGCTACGGCTTCCTGTCGGAGAACGCGCAGTTCGCCGAAATCGTGGAAGCGCACGGCATCGCCTTCATCGGCCCGAAGCCCGAGCATATCCGCACCATGGGCGATAAGGTGGAGGCGAAGCGCACCGCTGGCGCATTGGGCCTGCCGCTGGTGCCCGGCTCCGACGGCGCGATCAGCGAAATCGGGGACGCCAAGCGGATCGCGGCGGACATCGGCTATCCCGTCATCATCAAGGCGGCATCGGGCGGCGGCGGGCGCGGCATGAAGATCGTACAGAGCCCTGACGAGCTCGAAACTCAGATGCAGCAGGCAGGCTCCGAAGCGAAAGCCGCGTTCGGCGACGCGACCGTCTATCTGGAGAAGTATCTGGGCAATCCCCGCCACATCGAATTTCAGATTTTCGGCGACGGCAAGGGCAATGCGATCCATCTGGGCGAGCGCGACTGCTCGCTCCAGCGCCGCCATCAGAAGGTGCTGGAGGAAGCGCCCTCCCCCGTCATCTCCGCCGCCGAGCGCGACCGGATGGGCGGGATCGTCTCCAAGGCGATGGCCGACATGGGCTATCGCGGCGCGGGCACCATCGAGTTCCTGTACGAGGACGGCGAGTTCTACTTCATCGAGATGAACACGCGCCTTCAGGTCGAGCATCCGGTGACGGAGATGATCACTGGCGTCGATCTGGTGCGTGAACAGATCCGCATTGCCGAAGGCCGTCCGTTGTCGGTCGAGCAGAAGGATCTCGTCTTCTCCGGCCACGCCATCGAATGTCGCATCAATGCCGAAGACCCGCGCACCTTCGCGCCGTCGCCCGGCACCGTCACGCGCTACCATGTCCCCGGCGGCATGCACGTCCGCGTCGATAGCGGCCTGTATCAGGGCTATAAAGTACCGCCCTATTACGACTCCATGATCGGCAAGCTGATCGTCTATGGCCGCACCCGGGAAGGCGCGATCATGCGGTTGAAGCGTGCGCTGGAGGAATATGTGATCGAGGGCATGAAGACCACGATCCCGCTCCATCAGGCACTGCTGCGCGATCCCGAGTTTCAGGACGGCGCGTATACGATCAAGTGGCTGGAGGAGTGGCTGGCGCGCGAGGGGGCGGAATGA
- the accB gene encoding acetyl-CoA carboxylase biotin carboxyl carrier protein, with the protein MNDKSEQGMQVDVALVRALAEMLDDTNLTEIEVEDGDRKIRVARKAPAINAAPQMYAPQPAPAAAPAATPALAEAGASAPAVSANAVKSPMVGTAYLAGNPEAANFISVGAQVKAGDTLLIVEAMKVMNPILAPTAGTVKAVLVENGQPVEFDQPLVIVE; encoded by the coding sequence ATGAACGACAAGAGTGAACAGGGTATGCAGGTCGACGTCGCGCTGGTGCGCGCGCTGGCTGAAATGCTGGACGACACGAACCTGACCGAGATCGAAGTCGAGGACGGCGACCGCAAGATCCGCGTGGCGCGCAAAGCGCCTGCGATCAATGCCGCGCCCCAGATGTACGCGCCGCAGCCTGCGCCGGCCGCTGCCCCTGCGGCCACGCCTGCCCTCGCCGAAGCCGGTGCATCGGCCCCTGCCGTAAGCGCCAATGCCGTGAAGTCGCCGATGGTCGGCACTGCCTATCTCGCAGGCAACCCGGAGGCCGCAAACTTTATCAGCGTCGGCGCACAAGTGAAAGCCGGCGACACGCTGCTTATCGTGGAAGCCATGAAGGTCATGAACCCGATCCTCGCGCCCACCGCAGGCACCGTAAAGGCCGTGCTGGTCGAAAATGGCCAGCCGGTCGAATTCGATCAGCCGCTCGTCATTGTCGAATAA
- the aroQ gene encoding type II 3-dehydroquinate dehydratase: MADSRKIFVLNGPNLNLLGTREPEIYGYDTLDDIAERLEDVATRAHVEIEFLQSNHEGHLIDWLHEANAQGAHAVLLNAGGLTHTSIALHDAIKSITVPVIEVHLSNPHSREEFRHKSYVGMAAKGTIAGFGALSYSLALEAALEL, encoded by the coding sequence TTGGCCGACAGCAGGAAAATCTTCGTTCTGAACGGTCCGAACCTCAATCTGCTCGGCACGCGGGAGCCGGAGATCTACGGCTATGACACGCTGGACGACATTGCCGAGCGGCTGGAGGACGTCGCGACGCGGGCGCATGTAGAGATCGAGTTTCTGCAATCCAATCATGAAGGCCACCTCATCGACTGGTTGCACGAGGCCAATGCGCAGGGCGCACATGCGGTGCTTTTGAACGCGGGCGGCCTCACCCACACCTCCATCGCCTTGCATGATGCGATCAAGAGCATCACCGTGCCCGTCATCGAGGTGCACTTGTCCAACCCGCACAGCCGCGAGGAATTTCGCCACAAAAGCTATGTAGGCATGGCCGCCAAGGGAACGATTGCGGGCTTCGGCGCGCTTTCTTACAGCCTGGCGCTGGAAGCGGCGCTGGAGTTGTAA
- a CDS encoding arsenate reductase family protein — protein sequence MKATIYHNPACGTSRKTLAILEETPGVEVTVVEYLKTPPSADTLRALYEDAGLTPQQGLRLRGTDAVERGLPDADAETVLAAMAAEPILIERPLVRTDKGAALCRPQDKVRDLL from the coding sequence ATGAAGGCCACCATCTACCACAATCCCGCCTGCGGCACGTCGCGCAAGACGCTCGCGATCCTTGAGGAGACACCGGGCGTCGAAGTGACCGTGGTCGAGTATCTAAAGACGCCGCCGTCTGCCGACACCCTGCGCGCGCTTTACGAGGATGCGGGCCTCACGCCGCAACAGGGTCTGCGCTTGCGCGGCACCGATGCGGTAGAGCGTGGTTTGCCCGATGCCGACGCGGAAACGGTACTGGCGGCGATGGCCGCGGAACCGATCCTGATCGAGCGCCCCCTTGTGCGCACGGACAAGGGGGCGGCGTTGTGCCGTCCGCAGGACAAGGTGCGGGACTTACTTTAG